From the Cryptomeria japonica chromosome 2, Sugi_1.0, whole genome shotgun sequence genome, one window contains:
- the LOC131859866 gene encoding replication protein A 70 kDa DNA-binding subunit C-like, whose translation MVRSEIEHGFRMNRPVQEKEDVSSALKKLLEESNRIKQSLRRKLNDLEHRMARQTESPPHIADSPLVSIPNLKDHDHDIEDITICSLPIPTIEELIDLEVVFELGEKILKWNDNPDEWVAWVDDSYSCFGHDLKNVIKPDTVVILDVRSARVGYFNGKVVNMASSTIVNINHAFPEVETLTLRAHVPLHPHALSSGCTQIDGRYSRMTIASILERMSAKQEIIETTIVTLLRFINIKDDIFYYTACPLTVNGKECKKKCTQVSDVSWVCPRCQVSVSKCNYKYLLPMKLQDAIGTLWAIAFDEVGADLIKKTAKDLYMLQYDMATTQTPRFVINIVVSDTYAFTLLISTDTYNSEHKLKVVINKVCKLDYEAECVSLLAEIARLSARP comes from the exons ATGGTGAGGTCAGAAATTGAACATGGTTTCAGAATGAATAGACCAGTCCAAGAAAAAGAGGATGTCAGCAGTGCCTTGAAGAAACTTTTGGAAGAAAGCAACAGGATAAAGCAAAGCCTAAGAAGGAAACTAAATGACCTAGAACATAGGATGGCCCGACAGACTGAATCCCCACCTCATATTGCTGACAGTCCTCTTGTCTCCATTCCTAATCTGAAGGATCATGATCATGACATTGAGGATATAACTATCTGTTCACTTCCTATACCCACTATAGAAGAGTTAattgatctagaagttgtttttgAGCTTGGTGAGAAGATCCTTAAGTGGAATGATAATCCTGATGAGTGGGTTGCATGGGTGGATGATAGTTACAGTTGTTTTG GCCATGACTTAAAGAATGTGATTAAACCTGATACAGTTGTTATCCTTGATGTGCGTAGTGCTCGTGTAGGCTATTTCAATGGTAAAGTTGTCAATATGGCATCTTCAACAATAGTAAATATTAACCATGCTTTCCCAGAGGTAGAAACCCTCACACTGAGAGCCCATGTACCATTGCATCCTCATGCATTATCTTCAGGATGCACTCAAATTGATGGAAGATATAGCAGAATGACTATTGCATCAATACTTGAACGCATGAGTGCTAAACAAGAAATAATTGAAACCACTATAGTCACTCTTCTTAGATTTATAAACATCAAAGATGATATCTTCTATTACACAGCTTGTCCACTAACAGTTAATGGTAAAGAGTGCAAGAAAAAATGCACTCAGGTAAGTGACGTCTCATGGGTCTGCCCTAGATGTCAAGTAAGCGTGTCTAAATGCAATTACAAATACCTTTTACCAATGAAACTGCAAGATGCAATAGGAACTCTTTGGGCAATTGCTTTTGATGAGGTGGGAGcagatttaattaaaaaaactgCAAAAGACCTTTACATGCTCCAATACGATATGGCCACAACACAAACACCTCGGTTTGTGATTAATATAGTTGTTTCAGATACCTACGCATTTACTTTGTTGATCTCTACTGACACATACAACTCTGAGCACAAGTTGAAGGTTGTAATAAACAAAGTGTGCAAGCTAGATTATGAAGCTGAGTGTGTTTCTTTGCTTGCAGAGATCGCTCGCCTCTCTGCACGACCTTAG